A genomic region of Dioscorea cayenensis subsp. rotundata cultivar TDr96_F1 chromosome 25, TDr96_F1_v2_PseudoChromosome.rev07_lg8_w22 25.fasta, whole genome shotgun sequence contains the following coding sequences:
- the LOC120252944 gene encoding SWI/SNF complex subunit SWI3C encodes MAPASPSLPSSDLRSKWKKRKRESLLKRHKPQDDDEDEEDDDEDPAVAPAADDEENDDDPAANHNHDPVLDLRESEILSDGGGVRISDFPLAVRRLVNRPHPSVLALAAADRACQSSRPWTRPVLENISHGQLQTLSAVLPDNPSLYPPSDVEKPSAYVCTPPPLMEGKGVAKQLPDGRHLLVPMHGNWFSLNTVHRLERQVVPHYFSGKSNDHTPEKYIALRNKIVLKYAEVPGKRLSFADCQGLVSNGNASEMYDLSRIVRFLDHWGIINYLTASSVHRGLRLAGSLLREDTSGELLVQTAPLKSIDSLILFDRPKASLRAEDVAVASSSSSSSLLSLDSEACDLDGRIRERLSEFSCSYCSRPLPSLHYQSQKEADVILCSDCFHDAKFITGHSSIDFLRMDSKKDSADPDGDNWTDQETFLLLEGLEKYKDNWNEIAEHVGTKSKAQCILHFIRLPMEDGLLENIEIPHVADTSLVSNGHNNAFSYANSNGDVVGLHTQDLISANQLPFANSANPVMSLVAFLASAIGPRVAASCASASLAVLTKDDSRSGHEGMHNSQGTQANLGYQKDEDRVPNVKMEAASPLAPEHVKFAAMCGLSAAAMKAKLFADQEEREIQRLAATIITHQLKRLELKLKQFADVETLLLKECEQVERTRQRFSAERVRMMSNRFGQAGTNLPAASAGLAQSAGVSANIRHPTMPTSVGQPNISAPYASNPAMQPNIPMMQRQPMFGFGPRLPLSAIHPSSSASSQNVMLNSGMPNASNPNHHPLLRSTSGNTSNIG; translated from the exons ATGGCCCCCGCTTCTCCTTCACTCCCATCCTCAG ATTTACGCTCCAAATGGAAGAAGCGCAAGCGTGAGAGCCTACTCAAGCGCCACAAGCCCCAGGACGACGACgaagacgaagaagatgatgatgaagaccCTGCCGTCGCCCCCGCCGCTGATGACGAGGAAAACGATGATGACCCTGCTGCCAATCACAATCATGATCCTGTGCTTGACCTCCGTGAGTCTGAGATCCTCTCTGATGGCGGTGGTGTCCGGATCTCCGACTTCCCCCTTGCTGTTCGCCGTCTTGTCAACCGCCCTCACCCTTCTGTCCTTGCCCTCGCTGCTGCCGATCGTGCTTGTCAGTCTTCTCGCCCTTGGACTCGTCCGGTTCTTGAGAACATCTCGCATGGCCAGCTCCAGACTCTGTCTGCTGTCCTCCCTGATAATCCCTCGCTTTACCCTCCCTCTGATGTTGAGAAACCCTCGGCTTATGTTTGCACCCCTCCTCCTCTCATGGAGGGCAAGGGCGTTGCCAAGCAGCTTCCCGATGGCCGACACCTTCTGGTTCCCATGCATGGCA ACTGGTTCTCTTTGAATACTGTTCACCGGTTGGAGAGGCAGGTAGTGCCACATTACTTTTCAGGCAAATCCAATGATCACACTCCGGAGAAGTACATTGCGCTTCGGAATAAAATTGTGTTGAAGTATGCTGAAGTTCCCGGGAAAAGGTTATCTTTTGCTGATTGCCAAGGCCTTGTTTCTAATGGCAATGCTAGTGAGATGTATGATCTTAGTAGGATTGTGAGGTTTCTTGATCATTGGGGGATTATTAATTACTTGACGGCCTCGTCCGTGCACAGGGGACTTAGATTAGCTGGTTCCCTCCTCAGGGAGGATACCAGCGGGGAGCTTCTCGTGCAAACTGCGCCATTGAAATCCATTGAcagtttgattttgtttgatagACCTAAGGCTAGTCTTAGAGCTGAGGATGTGGCTGTggcttcttcttcctcatcatcttcattgttGAGTTTGGATTCTGAGGCTTGTGATTTGGATGGTAGAATAAGAGAGAGGCTCTCTGAATTTTCTTGCAGTTACTGTTCTCGGCCTTTGCCTAGTTTGCATTATCAGTCACAAAAGGAG GCAGATGTAATCCTGTGCTCAGATTGCTTCCATGATGCAAAATTTATTACTGGCCACTCAAGTATTGATTTTCTGAGAATGGATTCTAAGAAGGATTCAGCTGATCCAGATGGAGATAATTGGACAGATCAGGAAACTTTCCTCCTGCTTGAGGGATTGGAAAAATACAAAGATAACTGGAATGAAATAGCAGAGCATGTGGGAACCAAATCAAAAGCACAATGCATTCTCCATTTTATCCGTCTCCCAATGGAGGATGGTTTGCTAGAAAATATCGAAATTCCACATGTGGCTGATACATCACTTGTCTCAAATGGACATAATAATGCATTTTCCTATGCAAATTCTAATGGTGATGTTGTAG GACTTCATACTCAAGATTTGATTTCTGCAAATCAGCTTCCATTTGCCAATTCTGCTAATCCGGTTATGTCCCTG GTTGCCTTTTTGGCCTCGGCAATTGGGCCGAGGGTTGCTGCAAGTTGTGCTAGTGCGTCATTAGCAGTCTTAACCAAAGATGATTCTAG GTCGGGTCATGAGGGTATGCATAACTCACAAGGAACGCAAGCAAACTTGGGTTATCAAAAGG ATGAGGATCGAGTTCCAAATGTCAAAATGGAGGCTGCTTCTCCTTTGGCTCCTGAACATGTAAAATTTGCAGCTATGTGTGGTCTTTCTGCAGCAGCAATGAAGGCAAAGCTTTTCGCAGACCAAGAAGAGCGTGAAATTCAAAGATTGGCTGCCACCATTATTACTCATCAG TTAAAGAGATTGGAACTGAAGCTGAAACAGTTTGCGGATGTGGAGACCTTACTTTTGAAGGAGTGTGAGCAGGTGGAGAGGACTCGGCAGAGATTCTCTGCTGAGCGTGTTCGGATGATGTCAAACCGGTTTGGACAAGCTGGAACTAACCTACCGGCAGCGTCTGCGGGGTTAGCACAATCAGCCGGTGTAAGCGCAAACATCAGGCACCCTACAATGCCAACATCAGTAGGTCAGCCTAACATCTCAGCACCGTACGCCAGCAATCCGGCAATGCAGCCAAACATCCCTATGATGCAACGCCAGCCAATGTTCGGGTTTGGACCGCGCTTACCACTCTCAGCCATCCATCCTTCCTCATCCGCTTCATCCCAAAACGTGATGCTGAATTCTGGTATGCCAAACGCTTCTAACCCTAATCACCACCCATTATTGAGATCGACATCAGGAAATACTTCAAATATAGGTTGa